Genomic segment of Populus nigra chromosome 14, ddPopNigr1.1, whole genome shotgun sequence:
CTCTATCaactgtaaaaaaaatgttgtaagTCAATAATGGGGGTTGATTAGCTGATAGAATTTTATGCTGTTGGGGTTTGGGCGAAAAGGGAAAagcataaagaaaaaatatttttcactcagTTCATTTTTTGTCATCATCTGTGTTATCTCCCCACGTTAAAATTAAGTAACAGCTATACCTGATTTACATAATCACAGTAAACCGGGTCTGCCTATACAGCCACACTTGTGCATACACAGAAACCTTGGCATTGTTTTTTGTACTTGTACACTTGGCATTCAATTTGACAATGCAATTAATTTCTAGCTTCCTAAGCTGCTATGATTCCCATGCATGCCCTAGTCCTACCATatattctctctttattttctcaGCAAGTTTATGACGTATTTGAAGTCTTCCTGCAGTTTATGCTCCTGCCATGAGGTACCTTAGGCTTAAGCTTTGCCCTCGTTCTCAAGCTTGAACTGGgatcttaattgattttttttctattgggaAGCCCTAAAATCACATGCTGTTAAGGTTCCTTTCCCTTTAAAGGCTTCAAATTGACAGTTAATATTGCAAGCTTTATAACCAGATATCAGTcaagaaaagatttcttcaagAAGACATAAAAATGTCTCAATTTTGTTTACTGAGAATTTCATGCCATCAGACTTATTCATACAATTGGAAACAAGAATCAgcagatttaaataaattacagaCTGCATCCTGCAGTGCACAAGGACTTCTGATCTAGCAGAAGGTGGAAATATATACACACTTGATATTGGTACAAGAAAGTTTACATTACAAGCTAATATATCAACACTTTAACAAGAAAGGGAACGGAAAATATTTAATGGAAATGAACATCTTATCTCATTTGTCATTTCCTTGATTTCTATGCATATCACCTTCTTGTGAAAGGGAACAGCAGTTGCTAACAGTTGAGCCATTTATCTGTTTCCTAAGCAAATCACCATCTTGAGAATTTTGAAGCTTTGCCTGCCAAGTGGGCtactgaaattctttttttaccttgtaccattaattaaaaatttgcatattttgaaaagaatacAAAGATACAGAGGCCATCAATATGTAAACTTTATCGAAAACCATTCTTTTTTTGGTAACATTGTACGTGTATTGAAATGGCGCAGCTTCATTCTTAGCCATCGATAAATATAGGTGACCTAAACAAGGACAGATCATGAGAAACAGCGAGAGATCAGAGAGGGAGAATGAAGGGTGTCATTTCTGCTGGTAACACACAGAGAGGCTTGCATCCAATTGACATTTCCCAACAGAAAGCACATAAAACTCTTTGACCACAAGGCATCATACAAAATTGTTGTCTCCAGAGAGATAGAAGAGAGGTTTTCTAGGTCTCTCAGGTGGTCTTTTGTAAATGACTGTAAGAATTGTTATCCACTTTTGTGAATATATTTTTCCTGTCcttttcaactcttttttttcttgagtgtTGAGAAACAACACAGAAAATGTGGCTTTCAAAGGGACAGTGGAGCAGGAAGGGAGGAGAAGGAAAGGGGTTGGTGGCAGTTGCAGTAGACAAAGACAAAGGGAGCCAAAATGCATTGAAATGGACTATGGAAAATCTTCTCTCCAAAGGCCAAACTGTTGTTCTAATCCATGTTTTTAgcaaatcatcatcatcatcatcatcatcatttgttACTAGTAACTTCTTTTCTCTCTGATTCATTATGTACAATAATAATAgattataattatgatgataCTGCAACCTATGTGCCCTACATTGTAAAGGGGGTTGCTCAACTTACATTCAACGTCCTGCAGCTCCTTTGATCTCTCGAGTGAATCTTCAAATTCCAGGTTTCATGTTCTAATCTTTTCTTTCCAcgtgttttccttttttcttgtttcacaATCAGGCCACGGAGCAGCTGGTGATTATTTTTCACCAGGGAAGCAGCAGCTTGAGAAGATGGCCAAGGATCTCTTCCTTGCATTTCGATGCTATTGTACCCGTAAAGATGTAATTTTTAAGCCCTGTCATTGTCATACCTCCTTTCAACAATAAAATCATGCATCTGTAGGCACCTTGCATGGAAAAAGTCTACAACATGAGAAGAACAGAAGGAACTTAAAAAATCTGCAGGCATCTCTTGtaaacatataaatatatgCAATCCCAATGATTGAAGAAAACCCTCATTTGCAAATTCTCATGTCATGCAAATAGATGATAAATGTACCTTGcttttctcctttccttttcatcaagcagattttttttcatgcatcagGTGCGTTGCCTTGATGTTGCCCTTGAAAGCACTGATATAGCAAAAGCAATAACAGAATATGTTGCCCATGCTGCAATCGAGACTTTGGTTCTCGGCACCCCGTCACGGAGTGGATTTATGAGGTATTTTTGCACCCCCTCAGCCCCATCCTAACTTGGAAACTCTACTGGCACACACTCAACCAGAATATAAATTCAGGGAACCTTCCATCTGCAAAGAAACAGGAAGCGCAAACTGTTTCCAACAAAAGAGAAACTCGGTTTTACTTGAATGACAGGTTAATGGTACACCATTTGGTATTGCGGTTCTGATTCTTTCCGAAGTGAATTTTGGTTTATGCGTTttcaggtgtttttttttaatggttttgagATCCTtatatcaaaaccataaaaaaaaaaaatcaagtgtttttcatatcaaaagtactttaaaaaaagcattttcAACCACTATAAAAGCAAAGCAAGCCACTAATAAGCCATTCTTTTCTCCAAAGCCAGTGACAAGTTCCCGCATATGTCAACGTTCAGAACACTAGCAGCACTTTTATACATTCTCAACTCTGAAATTTGTTTGGAAATCTCTGATAAGTAAAATACTGAACAGTCAGGATGACTTTATGTACGGATGGAAACATAATCAACAATTACAATCATGAGAGAGATGGCAATTGACAAATGAATTCCATTTTCTTGCAGACATTTACCTGCATTCAGTGACTACAGATCCTCTTAACTCCAATGGTTTTGTTATACAGAAAATTCAAGGCAGATGTCCCAAGCACTGTGTCAAGAGGGGCACCGGATTTCTGTACTGTGTATGCAGTCTCGAAAGGAAAGGTCTCTTCCATGAGAAATGCTTCTCGTGCCGCCCCATTTGTCTCCCCACTactagatcaaataaaaaaccaacagaATGAAAAAAGTGCAGGAGATGACTCTCATGAAGCACTATACAAACATAGTTGGAGTATAAAACGTTTGTACTCTCAATTATAatgtgttttattatatattgttaGTCCTAATCCAAAATCTAATTTATGGTCTTTTGCTGACAGAGAGGACGGCGTCAGTCAACCATCACATCTCAGTTGATGAAAACTTCAGGTAAGTAAGGAGTGcatcaaatcattttaaaaaattggggGATGAGGGTGAGCTtagtataatataatatgatgtgcatatataatcagtaaatatcTTAGAAGAAAGTGATATACTGGGATGTCTTGAAATAATTTCTTGGTTTTGGTTGCTGTGGCTTGCCTATGATTTGATTTGTTCAAAGGCTAATCTCAATACAATTGTGGGTAACAACAGGTCACCGTTTGGAACAGGAAGATATGGTCATAGTGTAAGATCATTTGCAGACTTAATGTCAGAAACTGACATATCATTTGTAAGCTCAAGCAGGCCAAGCACTGACCGCATGTCTTCTACAACCTATGATTTCATGGATTCTGGACTAGCCCCACGGCTTTCAACTAGTTCAGCAACTAGCTTTGCATCTATACATTCAGGAACAAAGTCCATTGGCCCCAATTCCCAGCAGGGATTTTCATCAGTTTCACATGATAGTGGAGGAACGTCATTTTCCGGTTCAACACATAGCCTGGTAAGGAATTAACCACCTTGACAGAAGCATGATTTGGTAAACAATCATCACTAACCATCAAACGTGCACCGCAAACATTTCAGGAAATAAAGGATGTTTATCCTAGAGTTATTATTTGATCAACTAAGATAGATTGAGCAACGTCTTATGATGGCTAATTATAGCATAATCTtacatctttacatgcttgaaaACAGCAACttcatattttgatttcttcattGTCTTTCACGTGTTGTTTTAACTTTAAAGTGAAGAAGACTGCAAAATGTGTGATCACAAGCACAGATGCTTGATCTAAATGATTTCTACTTATCTGTATTGTAAACACATAGGATGACATGGAATCTGAGATGAGGAGGCTAAAACTAGAGCTGAAGCAAACAATGGAAATGTACAGTGAAGCATGTAGAGAAGCACTTACAGCAAAACAAAAGGTACAGAGAAGTCATGTTTGCCATGTGCACTTGTAAGATTCCCTGTAGGTTCTTAAAATCACACGCATATAGGCAACGGAGCTGAATCGCTGGAGAATAGAAGAAGAACGAAGATTGGAAGAGGCAAGATTTTCTGAGGAAGCTGCACTATCAATTATAGAACAAGAGAAAGCCAGGTGCAGAGAAGCCATAGAAGCTGCTGAAACAGCTCAGAGGAGAGCAGAAATAGAAGCACAAAGGAGAGTCAACATAGAGAAAGCCCTCAAAGAAGCTGCACAAACGAAAAAATCAAAGGGTAATCTATCCTATAATGATATCAGATACAGGAGATACTCAATTGAGGAGATTGAAGAAGCAACACAATACTTTTCGGAATCAAAGAAGATCGGGGAAGGAGGTTATGGCCCAGTTTACAAGTGTTATCTTGATCATACACCAGTTGCAGTCAAGGTTTTACGTCCTGATGCGGCCCAAGGAAGGTCACAATTTCAAAGAGAGGTGAGGAACAAAGAAAAACTGGTTAATAATGCTCCTGTCTACTGGGTGCGTGTTAGGTAATGCGGTTGAAAGTTCTTCCTGTGTGAAAAAGCACgaatttgatgggttttttttttcaatggtttTGACTTTCTTATATCAAAACCATCAAAAAAACATctgaatctaaaaaaacatcaaatcccacacacactttgaaaagcacccTAACCAAAATACCATATGGTGCCTAGTGTTTTacattgaaagagaaaaaaaaaacaataaataagcATACCATTTTCAAACTCTAGCATATGATAGTGTTAAATCGAAGTTATGGAGGTGTAGTTCTTTTAAGACAAGACAGCGATCATTTAGTGAAAAATCTAACCTCTACCTTTCAGGTTGAAGTGCTTAGCTTAATACGGCATCCAAACATGGTACTGCTTATAGGAGCCTGCCCAGAGTATGGCATTCTAGTCTATGAACACTTGGGAAAAGGAAGCTTAGAAGATTGTCTTTTCAAGAGAGGGAATACCCCAGCTCTTTCTTGGCAAATCAGGTTTCGAATTGCAGCCGAGATAGCCACAGGTCTACTCTTTCTCCATCAGACCAAGCCAGAGCCACTAGTGCACCGTGACCTAAAGCCAGGAAACATTTTGCTAGACAACAACTACACCAGTAAGATTGGGGATGTTGGATTGGCCAGGCTTGTTCCTGCTACAGCTGAGAATGTAACACAGTACTACATGACATCAGCTGCTGGAACTTTCTGCTATATTGATCCAGAGTACCAACAAACTGGAATGCTTGGTGTGAAATCTGATGTATATTCCTTAGGGATCATGCTTCTGCAAATCATAACAGCCAGGCCACCAATGGGGTTGACTCACATTGTTGAACAAGCTATTGAAAATGGGGCATTCAAAGAAGTTCTAGACCCAGATGTGCCTGATTGGCCAGTTGAAGAGGCTTTAAGTTATGCAAAGCTTGCACTCCAATGTGCAGAACTGAGACGGAAAGACAGGCCAGATCTTGGCACAGAAGTCTTGCCAGAGCTCAACAAACTGAGAGATTTTGCTGAAGAAAAGATGAACTACCTTTATTTCGCTGGCAGTTTCGGTCCTTCTGCCAGCCACAGCCAAGCTTCAATAACTCCCCCCCTCAGCCAAACTTCAATGACTCCCACCAACCTCAGTCAATCTTCAGTAAATAAGGTAAAACTCCCAGAAAGTTAACCCAGGAAAAGCTCCTAaagaatgagattaaaaaaaataaaaggaatattaCATAAAAATCCCAAGACATAGGCATTAAATAAAAGCCACCGCAAGAGTTCACATGAGCATTGGTTTGTAGAAGCAGGCATATAAAGTTTCCATTTTCCCAAGTAAACAGGGGTGGATAGATTTTGTTCTAAATATTGTCGATGAACATTCTGCAGGAAGTGACGTGTGATTTCGTAGTTGAAAACCCATGAAGCCCAAGGAGCCAATCAACCGCTAGCTTCATGGCAAACAAAAGCAGAAGCAGGTACTAAATATTAGGAAACAAGATGGCCATACAATTGCATAGAAATTAAAGTCATCTTGTAATTAACTTGTTTAAAATTCTCCACTCACAGAACCAACACCAGAAGGCTAAAAGAAGGCGACTGGTAGCTTTCTTGCAGCAACATTTTTTTCCGGAGAATCCATCCAACAGGGCAATTCTAGCCCGTGATAGCATAAACATGAAGCTGGGGAATTTGCATTGCTTTTGGTTTGCAATGGACATGCACTTACATACTTAGATTTTGTATACTTGTTCAGACATGAAAAGAACATGTTCAAAATGTATCGAATAAACACTTGAAACACTATTAGAAAATGTTTCTAACCAATACCTGCACTTTCTGCTACCTGGgaaacaggaaaaagaaaatcaaaatcctcACTTAAACACACTCACCATAGTACCACAACACCCTAAACTACACCACTTCCATACATTTTAACGTGatctcatttttttcctttcaattctcagtgaaaataaatttgattactAATTcctaagagaaaataaatttaagtacTTCCTTTATATGTTCAATTCTTATATTTCTTAATCCATTTATAATTCAGCGCTTCCTTTAGTTTCaagtaaattattaaattaaagatgATTAAGAGATTATTTAATTGCTTTTATCCAACAGGGACtacttaatcaattaattaacataagttatagttaaatcaaagaaagtaatcttttttttttttagaaaatctaaaaaaagctTCCATCTACAGGTAgtttcacttttattttcaaaaaaattctacaacaaatttttctttcatattttagaAAATCTTAACCGAGTCTCTTCATCCTTAATAATAAGTAATCTAAATTTTatctacaaaatattttatatcaaattatactctctctttttcttaaataacattattttgtaGGGTCGTTTTCTATTAAATAATTCTAACAGAAGGTATCGAACTttttgagggatgaaattgatataaaaatgtCTTTGAAGGTAAAAGTGATACTAATCCAATAGTTGGGGAACATGTTTGAAGTttgcccttttattttttaataacaacataTAACTCACTCTCATACCAATCAAAACGGCGTAGCAATAACATGCTTTCTCTTTGTCTCAGTCAGGGTTTTAGCCAGAGCAGGAAGAGCCTCGGGTTTTAGTTTTCGATGCAGCATCACTGCCCAGTTCAGCTATGACTACCAAATCCCTTTCAATCCCTCTGGACTTCCCATTCCCATCTCCAAAAGCTCACCCCCTTCCCACACTCCACCCCAAAATCCAATTCCCTTGTAAattccctctcttttctctcccaCAAAGAATCCAATTCCTTAGGAACCAATGCCCCCCCAAATGCCTAAACCCCAACGACAACAATAACCCAGTACCATACACCAGTCAACAAGAAGCCCACTTTACTGAAACCCAAGAAGCCATCTCTCAGTTTCTTCAAGAATTCGAAATCTCCGCAGCGGAATCCAACTCCATTGCTTTGAATTCTCCAAAATATGCTAAAATGTTGTTTGATAGTGTCAAGGATTTGGAAGAGTGGACTTCGTGGAAAAGTGGCGGGGATGGAAATGAATTTGCAACCTTGGGTTTTAAAGAGAAGGTAGCTTACATGGCAAAAGAGAAAGGTGATAATGGGAAAGTTGCTTTCTTGGAGAGTCTTGG
This window contains:
- the LOC133672578 gene encoding U-box domain-containing protein 35-like; translated protein: MWLSKGQWSRKGGEGKGLVAVAVDKDKGSQNALKWTMENLLSKGQTVVLIHVFSKSSSSSSSSFQQLEKMAKDLFLAFRCYCTRKDVRCLDVALESTDIAKAITEYVAHAAIETLVLGTPSRSGFMRKFKADVPSTVSRGAPDFCTVYAVSKGKVSSMRNASRAAPFVSPLLDQIKNQQNEKSAGDDSHEALYKHSWSIKQRTASVNHHISVDENFRSPFGTGRYGHSVRSFADLMSETDISFVSSSRPSTDRMSSTTYDFMDSGLAPRLSTSSATSFASIHSGTKSIGPNSQQGFSSVSHDSGGTSFSGSTHSLDDMESEMRRLKLELKQTMEMYSEACREALTAKQKATELNRWRIEEERRLEEARFSEEAALSIIEQEKARCREAIEAAETAQRRAEIEAQRRVNIEKALKEAAQTKKSKGNLSYNDIRYRRYSIEEIEEATQYFSESKKIGEGGYGPVYKCYLDHTPVAVKVLRPDAAQGRSQFQREVEVLSLIRHPNMVLLIGACPEYGILVYEHLGKGSLEDCLFKRGNTPALSWQIRFRIAAEIATGLLFLHQTKPEPLVHRDLKPGNILLDNNYTSKIGDVGLARLVPATAENVTQYYMTSAAGTFCYIDPEYQQTGMLGVKSDVYSLGIMLLQIITARPPMGLTHIVEQAIENGAFKEVLDPDVPDWPVEEALSYAKLALQCAELRRKDRPDLGTEVLPELNKLRDFAEEKMNYLYFAGSFGPSASHSQASITPPLSQTSMTPTNLSQSSVNKEVTCDFVVENP